The following proteins are encoded in a genomic region of Polyodon spathula isolate WHYD16114869_AA chromosome 38, ASM1765450v1, whole genome shotgun sequence:
- the dennd1c gene encoding DENN domain-containing protein 1B gives MGSRIKDNPERTFDWFFEASCPIAKDKDPEVLLQFPGDFDGQESFQTLPRFCFPFDVERVRESPVVQHFTFVLTDLEGQQRFGFCRLTSGSRTCLCILSYLPWFEVFYKLLNNLADYLIKGQRSEMLDLLSALYKHPVPQLGSPVLLTLIPYFIAPDTASLPSIPESRNVTELVVSVDVTNMLHLYASLLFERRILLASSKLSTLTACVHASAAMLYPMYWQHIYIPVLPPHLLDYCCAPMPYLIGVHSSLMERVKSRALEDVVILNIDTNTLESPFEDLEKLPAEVVSHLKMRLKKQSGATGDGVARAFLRAQALLFGCYRDALSCEGDDQIIFIEETFTNHKSNPMKQFLQSAVHLQLFKQFIDNRLEKLNSGNGFGDVFEEEITHCGLTAGASKSHQQWVDNLKKGGGALIHTVRAKTKPGVRNMYKCAKGHAKLGLKEMKSRLKNRDSSEDRQLQRGGSLRGDLGSGPQFQRKIQSDCLQNRLPITQHFGKSRPRRPTRRFTSPLGESDNAMDKNGAWALGWDEDYGSPDDGVQEAADDPEDCNFLPGSSEMDLLGEIFDTLSTQTCQERGLLYGTRSLDLFGSDSSDYIRRVRSITPSDESLTSPPWRAGSDLGWELEEEDECSLEYGASSTDDIASQDPAAETTATRPGAGTLTVPYIAGSSGESDGNVLKRNSGRWDRGIAENEGKDGGEEGNSVPVAQSPTRIHGEARGPEETERGETGSEDNQGSTRSAGERDQGSTGSTMVQVQGSMSQKSTGSEDTDQGSTGSTKSITEDKEGVGIQVKTQGEAPGNVDRAVEEVHCSNEDSESSSSCSANQQGSLEEVKQTHPREDSGADQLQSPRVLCAVALFQAKGKSPEPRSSPARFGNIHRGADTSSGKKSPALDPPWNGRLETQTASRETPEPEREPAQHSSPSQASDLLPAKKVSELKKRFEA, from the exons atggGGTCCCGGATCAA agaCAATCCTGAGAGAACATTTGATTGGTTCTTTGAAGCTTCGTGTCCCATAGCAAAGGATAAAG ACCCTGAAGTTTTGCTTCAGTTCCCTGGGGATTTCGATGGCCAG GAATCTTTTCAGACTCTGCCCAGGTTCTGCTTCCCCTTCGATGTTGAAAg GGTGAGGGAGAGCCCGGTTGTGCAGCACTTCACCTTCGTTCTGACTGACCTGGAGGGGCAGCAGCGTTTCGGGTTCTGTCGACTCACCTCGGGTTCCAGGACCTGCCTCTGTATCCTCAG TTACCTGCCCTGGTTTGAAGTCTTCTACAAGCTTCTGAATAATCTAGCTGACTACCTGATCAAAGGACAG AGAAGTGAGATGCTGGATTTGTTGTCAGCGTTGTACAAACACCCAGTCCCTCAGCTGGGCAGCCCCGTGCTTCTCACGCTG ATTCCCTATTTCATTGCTCCAGACACTGCAAGCCTGCCCTCCATTCCTGAGAGT AGGAACGTCACGGAGCTGGTTGTCTCTGTGGATGTCACTAACATGCTGCACCTGTACGCCAGCTTGCTGTTTGAGAGACGCATCCTCCTGGCTTCCAGCAAGCTCAGCACG ctcACTGCCTGTGTCCATGCTTCTGCAGCCATGCTGTATCCCATGTACTGGCAGCACATCTACATCCCAGTGCTGCCACCACATCTACTGGACTACTGCtg tgctcCCATGCCCTACCTGATCGGAGTGCACTCAAGTCTCATGGAG AGAGTGAAGAGCAGAGCTCTGGAGGACGTGGTCATCCTAAACATCGACACGAACACCCTGGAATCCCCATTTGAGGACCTGGAGAAACTGCCAGCTGAAGTG GTGTCGCACTTGAAGATGAGACTCAAGAAGCAGTCTGGAGCGACGGGGGACGGGGTAGCCAGGGCATTCCTGAGAGCACAGGCCCTTCTCTTCGGGTGCTACCGAGACGCGCTCTCTTGTGAGGGG gatGATCAGATCATCTTTATCGAGGAAACCTTTACAAATCATAAATCCAACCCCATGAAACAGTTCCTACAAAGCGCAGTCCATCTGCAGCTCTTCAAACAG ttcATTGATAACCGTCTGGAGAAGCTCAACTCTGGCAATGGATTCGGAGATGTGTTTGAAGAGGAGATAACACACTGTGGGCTGACTGCAG GTGCCTCAAAGTCTCACCAACAGTGGGTTGACAATTTAAAG AAAGGAGGCGGCGCATTGATTCACACAGTGAGAGCCAAGACTAAGCCAGGCGTCAGGAACATGTACAAATGT GCCAAAGGTCATGCAAAATTGGGTCTGAAGGAGATGAAAAGCAGACTGAAGAACAGG GACTCCAGTGAGGACCGGCAGTTACAGAGAGGGGGGTCCCTGCGCGGTGATCTAGGTTCAGGCCCCCAGTTTCAACGAAAGATCCAGTCTGACTGTCTGCAGAATCGCCTGCCCATCACTCAACACTTCGGCAAG TCTCGCCCGAGGCGGCCCACGCGACGTTTCACAAGCCCGCTGGGAGAGAGTGACAATGCGATGGACAAGAACGGAGCCTGGGCGCTAGGCTGGGACGAGGATTATGG ATCTCCTGACGATGGCGTTCAAGAGGCTGCCGACGACCCCGAAGACTGCAATTTCCTGCCTGGCTCCAGCGAGATGGACTTGCTTGGGGAGATTTTTGACACGCTCAGTACCCAGACCTGCCAGGAGAGGGGGCTGCTGTACGGGACCCGCAGTCTGGACCTCTTCGGCTCTGACAGCTCCGACTACATCCGGAGA GTGAGATCCATCACCCCCAGTGACGAGAGCCTCACTTCCCCTCCGTGGAGAGCTGGGAGTGACCTGGGCTGGGAGCTCGAAGAAGAAGATGAGTGTTCTCTGGAGTACGGAGCGTCTTCGACGGACGACATCGCTTCCCAGGACCCGGCCGCTGAAACCACAGCAACGCGACCCGGCGCAGGCACTTTAACGGTCCCCTACATCGCGGGGTCCTCGGGGGAATCCGACGGCAACGTCCTTAAACGCAACAGCGGCAGGTGGGACCGGGGGATCGCAGAGAACGAGGGAAAGGATGGAGGAGAGGAAGGCAACTCTGTCCCTGTTGCACAGTCACCAACCAGAATCCACGGGGAGGCGAGAGGGCCGGAGGAAACAGAGAGAGGGGAAACAGGCTCAGAGGACAACCAGGGGTCAACACGGAGTGCTGGGGAAAGGGACCAGGGATCTACAGGAAGTACAATGGTGCAGGTCCAAGGGTCAATGAGTCAGAAATCAACAGGAAGTGAGGATACCGATCAGGGGTCAACAGGAAGTACAAAGTCCATTACTGAGGACAAGGAGGGAGTTGGTATCCAAGTGAAGACCCAAGGAGAAGCCCCAGGGAATGTGGACAGAGCTGTGGAAGAGGTGCACTGTAGCAACGAAGACAGCGAAAGCTCTTCTTCATGCTCTGCAAACCAGCAAGGGTCTCTTGAGGAGGTGAAGCAGACCCATCCAAGAGAGGATTCAGGGGCAGACCAGCTCCAGTCTCCCAGGGTGCTGTGCGCTGTGGCTCTTTTCCAAGCCAAAGGGAAGAGCCCAGAACCAAGGTCCAGTCCAGCTCGTTTTGGGAACATCCATCGCGGGGCTGACACCAGCTCAGGGAAGAAGAGCCCAGCTCTGGATCCCCCATGGAATGGGAGATTAGAGACCCAGACGGCCAGCCGGGAGACCCCGGAACCGGAGAGGGAGCCTGCACAGCACTCCTCACCCAGCCAGGCGTCCGACCTGCTGCCTGCGAAGAAAGTGTCCGAGCTCAAGAAGAGGTTTGAAGCGTGA
- the LOC121304610 gene encoding tubulin beta chain, which translates to MDSVRSGPFGQIFRPDNFVFGQSGAGNNWAKGHYTEGAELVDSVLDVVRKEAESCDSLQGFQLTHSLGGGTGSGMGTLLISKIREEYPDRIMNTFSVVPSPKVSDTVVEPYNATLSVHQLVENTDETYCIDNEALYDICFRTLKLTTPTYGDLNHLVSATMSGVTTCLRFPGQLNADLRKLAVNMVPFPRLHFFMPGFAPLTSRGSQQYRALTVPELTQQMFDAKNMMAACDPRHGRYLTVAAVFRGRMSMKEVDEQMLNVQNKNSSYFVEWIPNNVKTAVCDIPPRGLKMAATFIGNSTAIQELFKRISEQFTAMFRRKAFLHWYTGEGMDEMEFTEAESNMNDLVSEYQQYQDATAEEGEFEEEGEEEVA; encoded by the coding sequence GTCAGAGCGGCGCTGGCAACAACTGGGCCAAGGGTCACTACACAGAGGGAGCGGAGCTGGTGGACTCGGTCCTGGATGTGGTGAGGAAGGAGGCTGAGAGCTGCGACAGCCTGCAGGGATTCCAGCTCACACACTCCCTGGGAGGAGGCACTGGCTCTGGCATGGGCACCCTGCTGATCAGCAAGATCCGTGAGGAGTACCCCGACCGTATCATGAACACCTTCAGCGTGGTGCCCTCCCCTAAGGTGTCGGACACCGTGGTGGAGCCCTATAATGCCACGCTGTCCGTGCACCAGCTGGTGGAGAACACGGACGAGACCTACTGCATCGACAACGAGGCTCTGTACGACATCTGCTTCCGCACGCTGAAACTCACCACCCCCACCTACGGGGATCTCAACCACCTGGTCTCCGCCACCATGAGCGGCGTCACCACCTGCCTGCGTTTCCCCGGCCAGCTGAACGCCGATCTGCGCAAGCTGGCCGTCAACATGGTCCCCTTCCCTCGCCTGCACTTCTTCATGCCCGGCTTCGCCCCCCTCACCAGCAGGGGGAGCCAGCAGTACCGCGCCCTCACCGTCCCGGAGCTCACCCAGCAGATGTTCGACGCCAAGAACATGATGGCGGCCTGCGACCCTCGCCACGGGCGCTACCTCACGGTGGCCGCGGTCTTCCGCGGCCGCATGTCCATGAAGGAGGTGGACGAGCAGATGCTGAATGTGCAGAACAAGAACAGCAGCTACTTCGTGGAGTGGATCCCCAACAACGTGAAGACGGCCGTCTGCGACATCCCGCCCAGGGGGCTGAAGATGGCGGCCACCTTCATCGGGAACAGCACGGCCATCCAGGAGCTGTTCAAGCGCATCTCGGAGCAGTTCACCGCCATGTTCCGGAGGAAGGCCTTCCTGCACTGGTACACTGGGGAGGGCATGGATGAAATGGAGTTCACCGAGGCGGAGAGCAACATGAACGACCTGGTCTCCGAGTACCAGCAGTACCAGGACGCCACAGCCGAGGAGGGAGAGTttgaggaggaaggagaggaggaggtggCTTGA